The Torulaspora delbrueckii CBS 1146 chromosome 1, complete genome DNA segment AATAGGTACATGTTTTTAGTCGCGAGGGCCTTAGAGACTATTTCAGTGTACCCTAACGAATTCAAGGATTTGGAAACACTATCAAGGCTATTTCAATTGACATACGATCATTTCATGACCAGTGATTTGATACCGATCCAAGTTGAAGCGGCAGATGCATTGAAATCTTTGGTCGTTAGCAATCCAGGTATCCACTCCCACATTTCAGCTCAAGTTCCCGGAATCATGGAAAAGTTACTAAGGCTTTCTAAGGAATTTCAAATCGACACTTTATCCGAAGTTATGGAAGTATTTGTGGAGAGGTTTGCTGATGAATTGATGGTATTTGCCGGAGATTTAGCCGCTAACTTGGTGgaccaatttttgcaattgggATGTTCGCTACTGGACAATTCAGGTAACTCTTATTCTACTGGTGATCAAGACTCGGAGATTCAGGCGAGTTCGCTATTGCAAACAATGACCACGATGGTAATGTCCATGAGTAAGGTCTCTCTAATTGACAAGTTTCTGCCGGTAGTGAAGTTTGTCATAGTGAACGCACAAATCTCATTCTTGACAGAGATAGTGGATTTGATGGACTCTTTGGCGCTTTCATCGCAAGCACTCTTCAACCAGTTCACACCAGAGATTTGGGAAATGGTTCACGACGTATTTGATTCATTTCAGACCTACGCAATGAGCTATTTTGAAGGTtacttgatctttttcgAGACTCTGGTAACTCATGGTTTCCCACAGGACCAAACTTTCTTACAACCATTCTTGGAGATCTTGAGTTTGAAATTAGACAGTGATATTGACTACGATGTGGAGAGCGTCCTGGACATTCTTGTCTTTTACGCCTTATCGATGAGGGACATACCGCTATTTGAcaaagctttgaaagccGCCtcaaatgatgaattaGAGTTAGATGACGGCGATATCATAAAGCTTTTCCTCGCCAACGTATTTGTAAAGCCCGTTGAGACTTTGCAAGTGAGTGAGAAGGAAGGTGCTACACTCATCCTACTAACCAAATGGTTTTCATGCAAATTTTCCAGTGTGTTTTCTATCAAATTACAAATCATGGCCATTCTGTCACTATTCAAATTGCCAGAACTACCTGGAGCTCTAAAGGGATTCACAAGTCAATTTGCAGACAAGTTAGTCTCGCTAACAGAGAAACTTCCTGAAGCCATCCGTAAGAGAGATGCCATGTCCAAGGGTGAAGAAGGTATCGAAGAAGTTTTCGGAAACGACGTGGACCCAGCAGAAGATGGTTATTTCGAAGAGtacgaagaagatttgaaagaaaccATGTTGGACCAAATCAACGTATTTCAAGAAGTCCATTCTTTCTTGTCACAAGCCCAACAACAGGACAACAAGAAGTACAACACCATTATCAACTCACTAAGCGACGAGAAAAAACATTCCTTGCAGGTCATCCTAGATTTTGTTTCCCAAAACTGAAAACCCAGCCCAAAATCATTTGTTTTCCGAATTTCTACGTACTatacatcttcatcactaTAGAATTACAAAAATCGTCCACCATTCACACATCGTCCTCTTCAGCCTTCACACCATCGCTACTAGCACCACTAACACTAGTCTGATGCAATCGCGAACGAGATTGTCTGAACAATTCTTCCTGTTGTCGTAGTAACTCTTCCTCGGAAAGCCCCGACTTCTTGAACTTGGCATCTCGCTTCTCCTTAATCCTTTGCGATCCCTTATACTCTGCCAATTGCTGTTCCAAGAACGGTACAAACTCATTATACTCCAATTCTTCTAGAGCCTTTATCACATGCTCAGGAGCTATGGTCTTCTTGGCATCACTTTCGGCCATCTCAGAAGCCATCGACGATAGGATCATGATGAACTCTATCCCGGACTTGATAATGATTTCGCGCGCCTCCTTACTGAAGGTCAGGTCTGGTTCCAGTACTTCGGAGATGATCTTTTG contains these protein-coding regions:
- the NCB2 gene encoding negative cofactor 2 transcription regulator complex subunit NCB2 (similar to Saccharomyces cerevisiae NCB2 (YDR397C); ancestral locus Anc_5.489), with the protein product MANELEDVSLPKATVQKIISEVLEPDLTFSKEAREIIIKSGIEFIMILSSMASEMAESDAKKTIAPEHVIKALEELEYNEFVPFLEQQLAEYKGSQRIKEKRDAKFKKSGLSEEELLRQQEELFRQSRSRLHQTSVSGASSDGVKAEEDDV
- the SXM1 gene encoding Sxm1p (similar to Saccharomyces cerevisiae SXM1 (YDR395W); ancestral locus Anc_5.488) — its product is MLDEQAILNCVEQTMIADAKVIKEAELQLFEYQKRPGFTTFLLKVLSDEEIPTHIRLSSAIYFKNKIQRSWNATNREDGIKPDEQQVIKENLIQALVKNSENNHIRPHLTESVRGILGNNDEWDLTGVINDLLNSGKQEYVYSGLLLLFEVCIAHRWSMADHRQEIDRVIAIVFPTIEVIASQLADREDYRSNELMYLIIKCFKYACLNNFPQYFLNTEKLNAWIQLHLYLCARPLPKEVFSLDPSDRCLDKRVKVNKWGFGNLNRFIHKFSRVTKSVSQEFVSNVFNNIIPAILQEYFIVIQAWRDKTLWLGESALHYMIQFLEKCLVTEEAYPLIQPHLETIIERVIFPCLCANEESVQLLEEDPEEYTRRYFDMNKESSTADVASCDFVFVVGHKRASQLDKILPFVNSVFISYTENPDDLETAFKQEGAMRMISTLFTLLDSPSDLETIFSRYIVPILSQNRYMFLVARALETISVYPNEFKDLETLSRLFQLTYDHFMTSDLIPIQVEAADALKSLVVSNPGIHSHISAQVPGIMEKLLRLSKEFQIDTLSEVMEVFVERFADELMVFAGDLAANLVDQFLQLGCSLLDNSGNSYSTGDQDSEIQASSLLQTMTTMVMSMSKVSLIDKFLPVVKFVIVNAQISFLTEIVDLMDSLALSSQALFNQFTPEIWEMVHDVFDSFQTYAMSYFEGYLIFFETLVTHGFPQDQTFLQPFLEILSLKLDSDIDYDVESVLDILVFYALSMRDIPLFDKALKAASNDELELDDGDIIKLFLANVFVKPVETLQVSEKEGATLILLTKWFSCKFSSVFSIKLQIMAILSLFKLPELPGALKGFTSQFADKLVSLTEKLPEAIRKRDAMSKGEEGIEEVFGNDVDPAEDGYFEEYEEDLKETMLDQINVFQEVHSFLSQAQQQDNKKYNTIINSLSDEKKHSLQVILDFVSQN